One Glycine max cultivar Williams 82 chromosome 6, Glycine_max_v4.0, whole genome shotgun sequence DNA segment encodes these proteins:
- the LOC100793271 gene encoding polynucleotide 5'-hydroxyl-kinase NOL9, whose protein sequence is MDSSPSPDINIPEQWLEATESIANSSMPPITLICGAKNCAKTTFSRYLLNVLLNKYTKVAYLDTDVGQPEFTPPAFLSLTIVHKVTSDLTVPCLKTPERCLFFGDVSCKRDPSTYLSYVFAIYNYYRKEYCISDKGEYPHKIEVPLIVNTPGWVKGIGYDVLVDMLKYICPTHVVKISISSEKKNLPAGEFWSDGEHDETINLIEINSAHQDSLTRSVLVQIDARLLRDLRILTYFKQCFSSDSNISTIKELAHALASHCPYEVPIASIKIQHLHCEVPSSEIFYSLNATVVGLAVDSHGPENLPWCLGLGIVRGIDTVKGVLYVITPVPHSSLERVNLLLQGYIQIPSCLLQY, encoded by the exons ATGGATTCTTCTCCTTCACCAGACATAAACATCCCAGAGCAGTGGTTAGAGGCCACAGAGTCCATTGCAAACAGTTCAATGCCTCCTATTACTCTTATATGTGGTGCCAAGAATTGTGCGAAGACAACCTTCTCCCGCTATCTCCTAAATGTCCTCTTGAACAAATACACCAAAGTAGCTTATCTGGATACTGATGTTGGCCAACCCGAGTTTACTCCTCCTGCTTTTCTGTCACTAACCATTGTTCATAAAGTAACTTCAG atttgacaGTTCCATGCCTGAAAACACCGGAGAG GTGCCTTTTCTTTGGTGATGTTTCTTGTAAGAGAGATCCATCAACATACTTAAGTTATGTATTTgccatatataattattaccgAAAGGAGTATTGCATCTCAGATAAGGGAGAATATCCTCATAAGATCGAAGTTCCTCTTATCGTGAATACTCCTGGTTGGGTGAAAGGTA TTGGTTATGATGTATTAGTGGACATGTTGAAATATATTTGTCCTACACATGTAGTTAAGATAAGCATATCCAgtgaaaaaaagaatttacCTGCTGGAGAATTTTGGTCAGATGGGGAACATGATGAAACAATTAACTTAATTGAGATAAATTCAGCTCATCAGGACTCGTTAACTAGATC GGTGCTTGTTCAGATAGATGCACGCCTACTGCGTGATTTACGAATATTGACTTATTTCAAACAGTGCTTTTCTAGTGATTCAAATATTTCTACAATCAAGGAACTTGCACATGccttagcctctcattgtcctTATGAGGTTCCCATTGCAAGCATAAAGATTCAACACCTTCATTGTGAG GTCCCAAGTTCTGAGATATTCTACAGTTTGAATGCTACCGTTGTTGGCTTAGCTGTTGATTCTCATGGACCTGAAAATTTACCTTGGTGTCTTGGGCTTG GGATTGTGAGGGGCATTGACACAGTAAAAGGTGTGCTCTATGTCATTACTCCTGTGCCACATAGTTCTCTggaaagagtcaacctcttgctacAGGGTTATATCCAAATTCCCTCTTGTTTATTGCAG taTTAG